atcggcgtctggcggaaataatcatgccgaaccacatcatcccgaaccaccccgaccgggcggggcccttcacgtggtgcaaggcgtcagtgaacaaaaagtgaatttctcaaagtaaaatccgtcagaaataTTGTAAcgcacgacttaaccacaacctacagacgtgatagcgtcagattgttttttgaatatacaagaaaaaagtCTGGTAAGCTGccaggcatctttgaatgctgtcgcgttccaatcctaaaggcgaagcttaagcgtcctccaattctagTGGTGTTCGCTGTACTTTCGTTGTAGGCAACATTGAAGAGAATGTTaattgaaaaccgagcctttctaaattatTATCgagccccatgtcgcagaaaatacggtgtcggtgtcggcgtcaacggcgtccaatagcgctgtcgcgttccactcttaaaggcgaagctaagCCTACTCGAAGTTATCACAgtagttttgagaaaacggcatGAGTGCCTGAATTACACAAAAAGGATGCAAATAACAGACTTGAGGCTGCAGCAATAGCAAAATAAAACACATAAGATTTAAGTAAGTGAGGATTGCGCTTTACATATTTTCCATGCCTTTAGCTGCTAAGATCCTTAAGGTGGCTCATGCACTGTTGAAGCGACAGTGCTGTCATTGCTTTCGAGGTCTCGTTCGACATCAATTTTATATCGCCTGTTCTTTTCATCAGCGTCGCGCACACAAACCAGGAAGTGAATCAATCAGTGTCGGCACTACACACCACACTCTTATCGAGGCATCGCCGCCAGGTGCACGAAATACCGCACCGACATTTCTGGACAAGGGCAATGCGCACGCAGGCGGTGCCGTACCTCAACCTGGCGTTGGCCTTGCACTGCGACGACACGGACCAGTCAGCGTGGGTGTCCTGCTTTCGCGCCGCGCCCGTCGACAAGCTGTTGCAGGGCGCGCAAGCATCGCCCCACTGCCCTTTGCCATTCACGCCGTACGTCAATGTTGAGTTGCTGCTGGCAGCACCCGTCGCCACGCCGCGCACCATAGTAGCTGGAGCGAACGCAGCCGATGACAAGGCGCTCTTCATGGAGCGCATCCTGCCACTCGCACAGGTATACAGTTCGAAACAGGTGTGCGCGGGTACCGTGCGATCAGGTCCTATGACTGGCACAAACGGCAAGGTGTGCAACAAGACGCCCCAGCAATCTGTTAAGGGGTAGTCCGGGTCCTTTCTGCAGTCTTTCAACTTGTCAACTAGTTCAATCAATCG
This Dermacentor silvarum isolate Dsil-2018 chromosome 6, BIME_Dsil_1.4, whole genome shotgun sequence DNA region includes the following protein-coding sequences:
- the LOC125946284 gene encoding phenmedipham hydrolase-like produces the protein MTSKKCARDVVVVAPNHRQGVLGFLHPSSVAGVDKDVAVADVMSAVQWAHDHAKAFGGDPNQLVLVGRGTGSYLLSAAARNMNNNVVRRAFYDGIVYGSFLPFDPAVPYLNLALALHCDDTDQSAWVSCFRAAPVDKLLQGAQASPHCPLPFTPYVNVELLLAAPVATPRTIVAGANAADDKALFMERILPLAQVYSSKQVCAGTVRSGPMTGTNGKVCNKTPQQSVKG